One Perca flavescens isolate YP-PL-M2 chromosome 14, PFLA_1.0, whole genome shotgun sequence genomic window carries:
- the nkain1 gene encoding sodium/potassium-transporting ATPase subunit beta-1-interacting protein 1: MGKCDGRCTLLVICSLQLVAALQRQVFDFLGYQWAPILANFLHIMAVILGMFGTVQFRFRYLIFYAVWLVLWVGWNSFIICFYLEVGNLSQDRDFLMTFNTSLHRSWWMEHGPGCLVTPVLDSRMAPDDHHVITVSGCLLDYQYIEVLSSAIQILLALFGFVYACYVSKVFQDDEDSFDFIGGFDSYGYQPPQKSSHLQLQPLYTAG, from the exons ATGGGGAAGTGCGACGGAAGGTGCACGCTGCTGGTGATATGTTCACTGCAGTtg GTGGCAGCCCTTCAGAGGCAGGTGTTTGATTTTCTGGGCTACCAATGGGCTCCCATCCTGGCCAACTTCCTGCACATTATGGCCGTCATCCTGGGCATGTTTGGCACTGTGCAGTTTCGCTTCAGATACCTTATCTTT TATGCAGTGTGGCTGGTTCTTTGGGTGGGTTGGAACTCGTTCATTATCTGTTTCTACCTGGAGGTTGGAAACCTGTCTCAG GACAGGGACTTTCTCATGACGTTCAACACATCCCTTCATCGTTCGTGGTGGATGGAGCATGGTCCTGGTTGCCTGGTAACGCCAGTGCTGGACTCTCGCATGGCCCCTGACGACCACCATGTCATCACTGTCTCCGGGTGTCTCCTTGACTACCAGTACATAGAGGTGTTGAGTTCGGCCATTCAGATTCTATTGGCT CTCTTTGGCTTTGTATACGCCTGCTATGTGAGCAAAGTTTTCCAGGATGACGAGGACAGCT TTGATTTCATCGGTGGCTTTGACTCGTATGGCTACCAGCCTCCTCAGAAGTCCTCACATCTGCAACTGCAGCCTCTTTACAC GGCTGGTTAA